From one Mycobacteriales bacterium genomic stretch:
- a CDS encoding DUF5679 domain-containing protein, producing the protein MAEKYEGYCVKCKEKREFDGEITTTDNGRRMAKGACPVCGTKMNRILGKA; encoded by the coding sequence GTGGCCGAGAAGTACGAGGGCTACTGCGTGAAGTGCAAGGAGAAGCGCGAGTTCGACGGCGAGATCACGACGACGGACAACGGCCGCCGCATGGCCAAGGGCGCCTGCCCCGTCTGCGGCACGAAGATGAACCGGATCCTCGGCAAGGCCTGA
- a CDS encoding ATP-binding protein, whose translation GLAGAFLVGTVLRSAPGVDRLPVALALVALTAAGELTAVRLRHGDSTEDLTLFEAAVVVDVLLLSPATAVVVPVLGLALATALRRRPVVKAAFNLGTYALATVVLVGTFRLVAGGAAPFAARSVLGLALGTAGFAAVNLLCLARVLAVVGDVPVREVLTDGWRLSAVMAVGNVALGTVVVAVGQVAPTLLPFTALPAAALTYAYRSAAKQADERDRAARLLDLSQALVGRLDAEELVASFLTSARQAFRADRARVVLDVGITAWPVVVEVTANGVERRQATTVDVALLERPARGQAAALMTDVLPDGWAEALVAPLEAEGLRLGVLALAADARGGLTTGDAALLTPLASALSVALRGAEHLERVVEETSKLKVVVDHSSDGILVVDGGGRVLLWNPAMSAITGVPADEAHGELSELLHAIGTDGERVDPLEATFALTPEAPRRDTEMAVVRPDGEQRWVRCSHAGLFDDGRLVRDVVIVHDVTRQREVERLKADFIATVSHELRTPVTPIKGYADLLRRRGDQMTPEKRAECLDIIGDRVNHLARLVEDLLLASRISSPKAPSHDVTLATGDLVALARRAAGDFTGDTARLNLMLPDAPIVVACDPMRAVQVVGNLVSNALKYSPATAQVDIAVTAYDGNARVTVTDRGRGIPADQLEAVFDKFHRVEDPLTMTTGGTGLGLYIARQLARAMGGDVVVRSVLGSGSTFVLVLPLAETVPAPRAAVASPERPSLPR comes from the coding sequence CGGCCTCGCCGGCGCGTTCCTCGTCGGCACCGTGCTGCGTTCCGCGCCCGGCGTCGACCGGCTGCCGGTCGCGCTCGCGCTCGTCGCCCTCACCGCCGCGGGCGAGCTGACCGCCGTCCGGCTGCGGCACGGCGACTCGACCGAGGACCTCACGCTGTTCGAGGCCGCGGTCGTCGTCGACGTGCTGCTGCTCTCCCCCGCCACCGCCGTCGTCGTGCCGGTGCTCGGGCTGGCGCTCGCCACCGCGCTGCGGCGGCGGCCGGTGGTCAAGGCGGCGTTCAACCTCGGCACGTACGCGCTCGCCACCGTCGTCCTCGTCGGCACGTTCCGGCTGGTGGCGGGCGGGGCGGCGCCGTTCGCGGCGCGGTCGGTGCTCGGACTCGCGCTCGGCACGGCCGGCTTCGCCGCCGTCAACCTGCTCTGCCTCGCCCGCGTGCTCGCCGTCGTCGGCGACGTGCCCGTACGCGAGGTGCTCACCGACGGCTGGCGCCTGTCCGCCGTCATGGCCGTCGGCAACGTCGCCCTCGGCACCGTCGTCGTCGCGGTCGGGCAGGTGGCGCCGACGCTGCTGCCGTTCACGGCGCTGCCCGCGGCCGCGCTCACCTACGCGTACCGCTCCGCCGCCAAGCAGGCCGACGAGCGCGACCGCGCCGCCCGGCTGCTCGACCTGTCCCAGGCGCTGGTCGGGCGGCTGGACGCGGAGGAGCTGGTGGCGTCGTTCCTCACCTCGGCCCGGCAGGCGTTCCGCGCCGACCGGGCGCGCGTGGTGCTCGATGTCGGCATCACCGCGTGGCCGGTCGTCGTCGAGGTCACCGCGAACGGCGTCGAACGCCGCCAGGCCACCACCGTCGACGTCGCGCTGCTGGAACGCCCGGCCCGCGGCCAGGCGGCCGCGCTGATGACCGACGTGCTGCCGGACGGGTGGGCGGAGGCGCTCGTGGCGCCGTTGGAGGCGGAGGGGCTGCGGCTCGGCGTCCTCGCGCTCGCCGCCGACGCCCGCGGCGGCCTCACCACCGGCGACGCGGCGCTGCTCACGCCGCTAGCGAGCGCGTTGAGCGTCGCGCTGCGCGGCGCCGAGCACCTGGAGCGCGTGGTCGAGGAGACCTCGAAGCTCAAGGTCGTGGTCGACCACTCCTCCGACGGCATCCTCGTGGTCGACGGCGGCGGCCGGGTGCTGCTGTGGAACCCGGCCATGTCCGCGATCACCGGCGTCCCGGCCGACGAGGCGCACGGCGAGCTGTCCGAGCTGCTGCACGCGATCGGCACCGACGGGGAGCGGGTGGACCCGCTGGAGGCGACGTTCGCGCTCACGCCGGAGGCGCCGCGGCGCGACACCGAGATGGCGGTGGTGCGGCCGGACGGCGAGCAGCGGTGGGTGCGGTGCTCGCACGCGGGGCTGTTCGACGACGGGCGGCTGGTCCGCGACGTCGTGATCGTCCACGACGTGACCCGGCAGCGGGAGGTCGAACGGCTCAAGGCCGACTTCATCGCCACCGTCTCGCACGAGCTGCGCACGCCGGTCACCCCCATCAAGGGGTACGCCGACCTGCTCCGCCGCCGCGGCGACCAGATGACCCCCGAGAAGCGCGCCGAGTGCCTCGACATCATCGGCGACCGCGTCAACCACCTCGCTCGCCTGGTCGAGGACCTGCTGCTCGCGTCGCGCATCTCGTCGCCGAAGGCGCCGTCGCACGACGTCACGCTCGCCACCGGCGACCTCGTCGCGCTCGCCCGCCGCGCCGCCGGCGACTTCACCGGCGACACCGCGCGCCTCAACCTGATGCTGCCCGACGCGCCGATCGTCGTCGCCTGCGACCCGATGCGCGCCGTCCAGGTCGTCGGCAACCTCGTCTCGAACGCGTTGAAGTACTCCCCCGCCACGGCCCAGGTCGACATCGCCGTCACGGCGTACGACGGCAACGCGCGCGTCACCGTCACCGACCGCGGCCGCGGCATCCCGGCCGACCAGCTCGAGGCGGTGTTCGACAAGTTCCACCGCGTCGAGGACCCGCTCACGATGACCACCGGCGGCACCGGCCTCGGCCTCTACATCGCGCGGCAGCTCGCCCGCGCGATGGGCGGCGACGTCGTGGTCAGGTCCGTTCTGGGCAGTGGGTCCACGTTCGTCCTGGTCCTGCCGCTCGCCGAGACGGTGCCGGCGCCGCGCGCCGCCGTCGCTTCACCCGAACGGCCCAGCCTCCCCCGCTAA